The nucleotide window TCCACCTTCGAGTCCTACAAACTCCTCCGCGAGTTCAAACCCCAGATCGTCGTCGGCACCGGAGGCCACGCCTCCTTCCCCGTCTGCTTCGCCGCCGCCATCATGCGCCTCAAGCTCGTGATCCAGGAGCAAGACTCCATCCCCGGAACCACCAACTGGATCCTCTCTTTATTCGCCGACACGATCTGCACTCCTTTCAACTGCACCGTCTCCAACCTCCCCAAACGCGCCGCCGCGAAGTGCGTCGTCTACGGGAACCCGATAAGACAAGCTTTAAGACGGTACGTGTCGAAAAGAGCGGCGCGTGTGAGCTTCTTCGGACAGTGGGCGGGAGCGGTGTCGGACGCGAGAGTGGTGCTTGTGCTTAGCGGGTCTTTGGGAGCGAACGCTATCAACATAGCTTTGCTTAACTGTTACTTGCAGTTGTTGTCTGAACATGAGAACTGGTTCTTTGTCTGGCAAACTGGTGTCGAGGCTTTTGATGAAATGGATAGTCTCGTTAGAAGTCATCCTCGTCTCTTTCTATCTCCGTGAGTTAACAAACttatagaataatttttttttactaaaattaacCTTAAAATGTTATTAGATCTTGTCCTTTAAGTAACTTAGAACTCaagaatgtgttttttttttggtgttagGTTCTTGAGAAATATAAGTGTAGCTTACGCGGCAGCAGATTTGGTTATCTCGAGAGCTGGTGCTATGACTTGCTCAGAGATCATGGCGTTAGGGAAGCCTTCTGTTCTGGTATGTTAAAAAATTTGTAAAGCTGGTAGTTCACTGAGAGATTGGCTAtgtgtgaattttttttcttttggtttttctttttgtgttaGATACCATCACCACATACTGATGAAGGGGATCAAGAAAGGAGTGCTTCTTTGATGGCGGACATTGTTGGCTCAAAGGTAATAACAGAGGAAGAGCTAGATACGATCACACTTCGAGCTGCAATAGAAGAGATTTTAGGTAAGTGGGAACAATCtctattttcaaatttcatttctttttcttcttcttcctcgtcattGTCTTATTGAGTTGGTTCCAAATGATAGGGAATGAAGAGCTGATGAGAGAGATGAGCGAGCGGGCGTTAAGAGCTGGGAAACCTGACGCTGCATTAGATGTTGCTAAACATATTATTTCTATTGTCAAACCAGAAGATAAGTAAGTTAGATTCTTGTATGAATAAACATTTGTGTGTAGACCACTTGGTCTTTGAGCATGAGTGATTTATCAGTTGTGGACTTGCAAAACTTTGTTTAGTAAGGAGTTTTGCTCAGTTATGAGATTGATCTACCGGTCCAAAATGTAGTAGTAAAAAAACGACTTACG belongs to Brassica rapa cultivar Chiifu-401-42 chromosome A07, CAAS_Brap_v3.01, whole genome shotgun sequence and includes:
- the LOC103831850 gene encoding UDP-N-acetylglucosamine--N-acetylmuramyl-(pentapeptide) pyrophosphoryl-undecaprenol N-acetylglucosamine transferase; protein product: MAIPSFLPPTLQFYPPSRLVPTRLTLSSSTVCCLSVDRRINHASTLKNDEASALRAVITAGGTAGHISSALAIGDELKSADPQAQILFIGFPNSMESTTVPSAGFDFSAIPTVGYSSSRPFLCFASFLRFPLLLIKSTFESYKLLREFKPQIVVGTGGHASFPVCFAAAIMRLKLVIQEQDSIPGTTNWILSLFADTICTPFNCTVSNLPKRAAAKCVVYGNPIRQALRRYVSKRAARVSFFGQWAGAVSDARVVLVLSGSLGANAINIALLNCYLQLLSEHENWFFVWQTGVEAFDEMDSLVRSHPRLFLSPFLRNISVAYAAADLVISRAGAMTCSEIMALGKPSVLIPSPHTDEGDQERSASLMADIVGSKVITEEELDTITLRAAIEEILGNEELMREMSERALRAGKPDAALDVAKHIISIVKPEDK